CAGCTGCACAGGCGCTGGTACCGGCTGCAAGTGTTTCGCCGTTGCCGCGTTCCCAGACCCGCATTTTCAAGGTGTTTTGATCGATCATCGTAACAAATTCCACATTGACTCTTTCCGGAAATAACGGAGAATATTCGAAGGCCGGTCCTTCAGTATCCATCTGGATGCTTTCCTGGTTCTCCACAAAAACCACACTATGCGGATTCCCCATGGACACACAGGTGATGCGGTAATCGCGACCGGCAATCATAACCGGCTGGTTCACGATAACCTCTCCCGGCAATTTAACCGGAATCTTCTGAGGTTCCAGCTCCGCCGGCCCCATATCCACGCAGACCGAATCGACTTTCCCGTTTTGGATATAGAGTTTCAGTTTTTTAGTCCCGCTCAAGGTTTCAATCGAAATCCGATCCTTAACGATGATCTCGTTGTCGTACAGATATTTCCC
The window above is part of the Dehalobacter sp. genome. Proteins encoded here:
- the dapF gene encoding diaminopimelate epimerase gives rise to the protein GKYLYDNEIIVKDRISIETLSGTKKLKLYIQNGKVDSVCVDMGPAELEPQKIPVKLPGEVIVNQPVMIAGRDYRITCVSMGNPHSVVFVENQESIQMDTEGPAFEYSPLFPERVNVEFVTMIDQNTLKMRVWERGNGETLAAGTSACAAVVAAVLNGYCQKDRHILVKLKGGDLVVKYTDETVYMTGKPEKVFEGSVEI